Genomic segment of Sodaliphilus pleomorphus:
GAGCCGGTGAAGGAGTCGCGTGAGCAGCTCATCTCTTCATTCAACAGCACCGACCTGGACGGAGAAACGCGATATGTGCCCAAGGATGTGACGTTGGGCAATGACACCAATGCCCTGTTCTTTTATTTTGATGTGAAAAACAGGCGTCCTCAGTCTTTGCGGCTGCGGGCGCAGTACTATGCCGACGACCCGCTTGGCATCGAGAAACTGAAATTTGTGATCGACGGTTTCGACTATTATTTCACTCCAAGTGCTGTGAAAAAGGGTTCCGACGCCTACAATCGCTACTGGGAAAATTTTGACATCTGCCTTTCGAGTCGTGACAAGGACCTGGTCTATGCCTTGGCCCATTGCTCGTGGGCACGCGTGACCTATATAGGCGACCGAGGTTTCAATCATGTGAAAATTCTCTCCAAGGAGCAAATCAAGGATTTCTACAACACCTTGCAGCTCTACCGCGTCATGGGCGGCAAGTTATGAGGAAACACGTTATCCCTTTTTCTACTCGTTGTTAGGAACTGTGCTCTGCAACATGCTGTGTTGGTAGAAGAGTTATCTGTGTTTTTTTTGATTACAAGAAATAAAAAAGGCAGCAGGCCATTGTGGCTTGCTGCCTTTTGTAAACTTTAACAACAAAATTAACTTGATGTTTTCTTTAGATTGTTGATTGCGTTAAACAAGAGTTACATCAACATCCTTCGCAGCCTCGTTCACATTCACTTTGCCTTCACGGGCAAGCCAGCCGATAGCTGCGTAAACTTCTTTTTCTTTAAGCTTTGTGGCCTTCTTAAGACCCTTTACGTCAAGCGTGCCCTCGGCAGCATCCAATGCTTTCCACACGGCACCGGCCCAAAGTCCAATAGTTTCTACGTTCATAATTCCAATTAATTAATTTATAAAACACTTTGTTTCTTTAAACGTCGCAAAGTTAGACTAAATGATATCAAAAAACAAACTTTTTTGTAAATTTTCTATAAAATCAACCTTGCTTTGAACAAAGATGCGCGTTAAATAAAGTTAAATAGCGAAGCATAATATTTTGATTACTAATGTGTTGCAGAAAATCATTATTTTGTTTTTCAATTTCTCGCGCGCGTGCGCGCGCGAGAAATAAGCCGGTTTCCCTTGCGCGCGCACGCGCGCGCGAGAAACGACATGATTCCGTATTCGCGGTATGACGTCGGACGGGAGAGAGATTTGCCAGGGTGCTTTTTCCCTCTTACGACTCTTTCACCGTGCAATACAGTCTTAAAAATATAACTCATGTGTACCTGTATAAGTTATCTTTTTGTAACTTTGCCTGCGTGAAAGGGCTGATAGTAAAAAATACCGGTAGCTGGTATATCGTTCGCACTGCATCGGGCGAGGAAATACCCTGCAAAATCAAGGGCACGTTCCGGCTCAAGGGCTTTAGGTGTACCAATCCTGTGGCGGTGGGTGATCATGTTGAGATCGACCGCCGCCCCGACAATACGGCTTTTATTACAAAAATAGATGAGCGCAAGAACTACATCATTAGGCGTGCAAGCAACCTTTCCAAGGAGTTCCAGATTCTTGCAGCCAACCTTGACTTGGCTGTGCTTGTCGTGACGCTGGTCAATCCAGAGACCAGCACCACCTTTATCGACCGTTTCCTGGCCACAGCCGAGGCCTACAATGTAGATACACTTATTGCCATCAACAAGATTGATTTGCTCGTTGATGACGACAGCCGTGCCCTGCTTGAGGCCGTGGCCTACTTGTATGCCTCGATTGGCTACGAT
This window contains:
- a CDS encoding winged helix-turn-helix domain-containing protein, whose amino-acid sequence is MNVETIGLWAGAVWKALDAAEGTLDVKGLKKATKLKEKEVYAAIGWLAREGKVNVNEAAKDVDVTLV